In one Magallana gigas chromosome 9, xbMagGiga1.1, whole genome shotgun sequence genomic region, the following are encoded:
- the LOC117681279 gene encoding uncharacterized protein produces the protein MSTVKEMLELLEVGTKMGMKDEALQQFVKDEQARMRDEREKHRVERQEERDQEEKDRDFKLQMEEKDRDFKLQMEKERAAREHDEREHARLIEEKRHQQKLEELELDHKLQLERSHMNPSVVTKEEKETSQVIKGPKLPPFEDSKDNIDAYIQRFEIYATTQKWNKDTWGTHLSALLKGKALDVFARLSPETALDFNELKNALLKRFDMTEDGFRKKFRFSKPDGSETFMQFSTRLDSYLERWIQLSKTNKTFDDLKDLFLREQFLLCCSKELALFLKERIPTSIQDMARYADQFAEARTVTSSSLTQKPLFDRRQQSDRQPPYKDSVQQNQSGNAVKCYECGRQGHKAFNCNFRKSPNNRPFNSSEKQETTPKHTYPSDFQRGSYNNGNHGYPGRGRGRQGAASVVEKHGNLPCVGDSVAFCETEMPVVKGCVGNKLVTVLRDTGCSGAVIRRELVNDDQLTGTSQRCKLADGRIIDSDVARIDVDTPYFTGSVDAWCFDSPSYDLILGNIRGVRKPHEPNPAWIHSVENIAAVETRAQLKKKQSPYKPLKVPEAIRDVSPEDILQEQRNDETLKKLWSLAESGQLKHFSDGGFSKMCERKQMLFREFCSPKVSSGKLFRQLIVPRKYRTIVMKIAHETLMGGHLGSKKTTDRVVSEFYWPGIQSDIRRFCRSCDVCQRTIPKGKVPAVPLGQMPLITEAFQRVAVDLIGPLQPVTDKGNRYILTLVDYATRYPEAIPLPGIETERVAEALVDIFSRLGVPIEMLTDQGSQFTSDVMKEVSRLLSFKRITTTPYHPMCNGLVEKFNGTLKQMLKRMCAERPRDWDKYINPLLFAYREVPQESLGFSPFDLLYGRTVRGPMTILKELWTKEIPDEDVKTTYQYVLDLRTRLEETCDIARQNLEKASKRQRKYYNRKTQGRQMKEGDTVLVLLPTKSNKLLMQWKGPYSVIQKIGHMDYKIDMGGKLKTFHANLLKKYVERDTLNCGVLSTCAISLIDFSDLDDDEQQDSILMPPVTQTETAKDIKFADRLTPDQLETAKSLCDSFSDVFTDIPGMTNLVEHKIVVTSSEPVRVKPYPIPFSTEKTIIEEVQKMLQLNVIEPSSSPYSAPVVIARKKDGTNRFCIDYRRLNCATVFDAEPMPSPESIFSKMTGKKFVSKIDLSKGYWQVPMADESKPLTAFSTPSGLYQFRTMPFGLVNAPATFSRMMRKLLQGMNGVENFIDDVIVFTDTFEEHLHILKTVFERLRDAGLAARPTKCFIGFDKIDCLGHMVGNKCLEPEQDKIDAVRNAPIPQTKKQVRAFLGLAGFYRKFIPNFSAIAIPLSDLTKKGQPNKVIWTESQQRAFDTLKHMLSERPILKLPEFNETFILRTDAADDGIGAVLLQMEDDEKLPVAYASRKLQPREKAYAVIEKECLAVVWGIQKFHQYLYGREFLLETDHQPLTYLNKAKTENSRLMRWALQLQPYRFRIIAIKGSDNVGADYLSRQ, from the coding sequence ATTCGAAAGACAACATTGACGCGTACATTCAAAGATTTGAGATATACGCAACAACGCAGAAATGGAATAAAGACACGTGGGGGACTCATCTTAGCGCATTACTCAAAGGAAAGGCACTGGATGTGTTCGCAAGACTCTCACCCGAAACAGCACTTGATTTCAACGAGTTGAAGAACGCCCTGTTGAAACGATTTGACATGACGGAGGACGGTTTCCGCAAGAAGTTCCGATTTTCAAAACCAGACGGAAGTGaaacttttatgcaattttcTACCAGACTGGACAGTTACCTTGAGCGGTGGATTCAGCTGTCTAAGACTAACAAGACATTCGATGATCTGAAGGACTTGTTCTTACGTGAACAGTTTTTATTGTGTTGCTCGAAAGAACTTGCCTTATTCCTAAAGGAGAGGATTCCTACTTCGATCCAAGACATGGCGCGATACGCGGACCAGTTTGCTGAGGCCAGAACAGTGACATCCTCTTCACTTACGCAAAAACCGCTCTTTGACAGACGACAGCAGTCCGATAGACAACCGCCGTACAAAGATTCCGTGCAACAAAACCAATCTGGAAATGCAGTGAAGTGTTATGAGTGCGGACGACAAGGACATAAAGCCTTTAACTGCAACTTCCGCAAAAGTCCGAATAACAGGCCGTTTAATTCGAGCGAGAAACAAGAAACAACACCGAAACATACTTACCCTAGTGATTTTCAACGTGGGTCGTACAATAATGGGAACCATGGATATCCAGGACGCGGTAGAGGTCGCCAAGGAGCCGCGAGTGTCGTCGAGAAACATGGAAACTTACCGTGTGTTGGTGATTCGGTTGCTTTCTGTGAAACGGAAATGCCAGTTGTGAAAGGATGTGTTGGCAATAAACTAGTGACTGTGCTAAGAGACACAGGTTGTAGTGGTGCCGTTATTCGTAGAGAACTGGTAAACGATGATCAACTAACAGGGACATCTCAACGATGCAAGTTAGCAGACGGTCGTATTATTGATTCAGATGTGGCTAGAATTGATGTCGATACTCCTTACTTTACCGGAAGTGTTGATGCTTGGTGCTTTGATTCGCCTTCGTACGATCTTATTCTTGGTAATATTCGTGGAGTAAGGAAACCACATGAACCAAATCCAGCCTGGATTCATTCCGTTGAAAACATAGCAGCTGTTGAAACGCGTGcgcaactgaaaaaaaaacagtctCCATACAAACCATTGAAAGTACCGGAAGCAATACGGGATGTATCGCCGGAGGATATCTTACAAGAACAACGAAACGACGAGACACTGAAAAAGTTATGGAGCTTAGCTGAGAGTGGACAGCTTAAACATTTCAGTGACGGcggattttcaaaaatgtgtgaACGGAAACAAATGttgttcagagaattttgcagTCCCAAAGTGTCCAGTGGAAAACTTTTCCGACAGTTAATCGTTCCTCGGAAATACAGAACTATCGTCATGAAGATAGCACATGAAACGCTGATGGGTGGTCATCTGGGATCAAAGAAAACAACCGACAGAGTAGTGTCCGAATTTTACTGGCCAGGAATTCAGTCAGACATTAGACGGTTTTGCAGATCATGTGACGTGTGTCAGCGGACTATTCCAAAAGGAAAAGTACCTGCAGTACCGTTAGGACAAATGCCGCTAATTACAGAAGCGTTTCAACGAGTAGCAGTTGATCTTATAGGCCCTCTGCAACCAGTTACCGACAAAGGGAATCGTTACATTCTGACGCTTGTCGATTACGCAACCCGTTATCCCGAGGCTATTCCACTTCCTGGAATTGAGACAGAGCGAGTAGCGGAGGCACTGGTAGACATCTTTAGTAGATTAGGAGTTCCGATCGAGATGCTAACAGATCAAGGATCGCAATTCACATCGGACGTAATGAAAGAAGTGAGCCGTCTGTTGTCATTTAAACGGATTACTACTACTCCGTATCACCCCATGTGTAATGGACTCGTCGAGAAGTTCAATGGTACGTTGAAACAGATGCTAAAGAGGATGTGTGCTGAGCGACCAAGAGACTGGGATAAGTACATCAACCCATTACTCTTTGCATACCGTGAAGTACCACAGGAGAGCCTTGGTTTTTCGCCGTTTGATCTTCTCTATGGACGTACTGTTCGTGGTCCGATGACAATTCTTAAAGAACTTTGGACAAAGGAAATTCCTGACGAGGACGTTAAGACAACGTATCAATACGTACTTGACTTACGCACACGATTGGAAGAAACATGTGACATAGCTCGCCAAAACTTGGAGAAAGCTTCAAAACGTCAGCGCAAGTACTACAACAGGAAAACGCAAGGTCGTCAGATGAAAGAGGGAGACACAGTACTGGTTCTTCTACCGACAAAGTCAAACAAACTCCTCATGCAATGGAAGGGACCTTATAGTGTAATACAGAAGATAGGACATATGGACTACAAGATCGATATGGGAGGCAAGCTGAAAACTTTCCACGCAAATCTTCTTAAGAAGTATGTTGAACGAGATACATTGAACTGTGGTGTTTTGTCAACATGTGCAATTTCACTCATAGACTTTAGTGACCTAGATGATGATGAACAACAGGACTCTATTCTTATGCCACCTGTTACTCAAACCGAAACAGCAAAGGACATAAAGTTTGCAGACAGACTAACACCAGATCAGTTGGAAACTGCTAAATCACTGTGTGATTCGTTCTCAGATGTATTTACGGATATACCTGGAATGACGAACTTAGTGGAGCATAAGATTGTTGTGACATCGTCTGAACCTGTGCGTGTGAAACCATATCCAATTCCGTTCAGTACAGAGAAAACAATTATAGAAGAAGTTCAGAAAATGCTACAGTTGAATGTGATTGAGCCATCATCTTCCCCTTATTCAGCTCCAGTTGTCATAGCTCGGAAGAAAGATGGAACGAATCGATTTTGCATTGATTATAGACGACTGAACTGTGCTACGGTATTTGATGCAGAACCAATGCCCAGTCCAGAAAGCATATTTTCCAAAATGACCGGAAAGAAGTTTGTGTCAAAGATAGACTTAAGCAAAGGATACTGGCAAGTACCGATGGCTGACGAGAGTAAGCCGCTTACAGCCTTTTCCACACCATCCGGATTGTACCAATTCAGGACAATGCCGTTTGGTCTTGTAAACGCGCCGGCAACATTTAGTCGTATGATGAGAAAACTACTTCAAGGTATGAACGGCGTAGAAAACTTTATCGATGATGTCATTGTTTTTACAGATACCTTTGAAGAACATCTACACATACTGAAGACTGTGTTCGAACGACTCAGAGATGCGGGACTTGCGGCCAGACCGACAAAATGTTTCATCGGATTTGACAAGATTGACTGTTTGGGACATATGGTGGGCAACAAGTGTCTAGAACCAGAACAGGACAAGATTGATGCAGTCAGAAATGCGCCAATACCACAAACCAAGAAACAGGTTCGTGCCTTCCTAGGCTTAGCAGGATTCTACAGAAAGTTTATTCCGAATTTCTCTGCGATAGCCATTCCACTTTCTGATCTTACGAAGAAGGGCCAACCAAATAAAGTTATTTGGACTGAAAGTCAGCAACGAGCTTTTGATACATTGAAACACATGTTATCAGAAAGGCCAATATTGAAGTTGCCAGAATTTAATGAAACCTTCATATTACGCACGGACGCTGCAGATGATGGGATAGGTGCTGTGCTGTTACAGATGGAGGATGACGAGAAACTACCCGTAGCGTACGCCAGTAGGAAACTTCAACCAAGAGAAAAGGCATACGCTGTTATCGAGAAGGAGTGTTTGGCGGTAGTGTGGGGAATACAGAAGTTCCACCAGTACCTTTATGGACGCGAGTTTCTACTTGAAACTGATCACCAACCCCTGACCTACCTTAACAAAGCAAAGACAGAGAACTCCAGACTGATGCGTTGGGCTTTGCAGCTTCAGCCATACCGCTTTAGGATCATTGCAATCAAAGGAAGCGACAATGTGGGTGCGGATTACCTGAGTCGTCAGTGA